CACGGTAGAATTGGGTGAGGGAGTAGTCCAGCAACGCCTGACACGAGCGCATGTAGTGGTGAGCCCGGGCAAAAGGAAACCATACACGGTTGCCTACGAGCACCTGGGCCTCCTCCAACTTCTGGCGCGGAATCCACTGACCGCCGAGGTTGCGCACCAGCACCTCTCCCAGGTACGCGCCAATGGCGGGCACCACGTGTGCGTCGATGTCCTGCCGTTCGAACACCCTCGGAAAGTCCTCATACCAGAACTGGTAGTCCACATCGCTGAGTGATTCGGGTGTCTCCTCGAAGATGGAGGGTACCTTCGTGTGCAGCAGGGCCACGAGACGCTCGGCGAGGGTGCTGTAATGCTCGCGAGCGCGCTCCGGGGCATCCACGTCCGGAGGCAGAGCGGAGACCGCGGGGCGCCACTCCTGGGGCTCGGGTGGGCGGTACGCGTTGAACTCGGCAATCCTGCGCTGGCGCTCGTGGCTGGCGACGCGGTCCACGACGCGCGATAGCAGAGGCGCCACGTCTGGGTGGAAGCGAGGCTCCACGGGGGCCAGCATGGCACTGCGCTCGCGCAGGGTGCGCAGCACGGTGTCGAAGTCCAGATCCGGTCGGAGGTGGACGAACGCGCGGGCCTGGGCGAGGCGCGCCTCGTCGCTGGCGAAATCCGCGGCGGTGGGCCACGTCACCAGGAGGACGGAGCCGTTTGGGAGTTCCTCCAGCCGGTGGGCTGGCGTGGACAGCATGCGCTCACGGCCAACCATCTCCACCAGCTTCGGGCCGAAGACGTTGAGCCAGAAGACCTCGTAGATTTTGTCGAACCCGTCTCGAATGGAGGTCTGCTGATCGCGTCCGAAGCGGGGGGAACCCGCCAACTGCGCGTCATCGGCGCTGTGGGCCCTCGCATGAGTGACCGGATAGCGGGAGGCCCAGGCGCGCACCATCTCCACGAAACCTTGGCAGAGCTGCGCCTCAGCGAAGAAAGAGAGAGGCTTCACCTTGATGATGATGTCCAGTTCGGGAGCCCGCGGTGGGAGCCACAGCCAAAGCCGACTGTCCAGGGCGGGCCACTTCGTCCGATAGAGTCCAATGGACGTGCTGTTCCCATCGCGCCGCTCTTCCAGCGCCTTCCAAATGGCGTTGCGGGCGTATTTGCGTTGGCGCTTGCCGGTGACGACATCCGGCATCCACCGGCCTGCGTACTCCTCCAACGCTTCAAGGAAAGGCTCGAGCTCACTTGTCAGTGCGGCCTGTGGATTCATGGCGCCTTTGAAGATGAGCCCAAGGTGGTCCTCGCTCTTCTCGCCGTGAAACTCCAGTACTTTCATTGGAACAGCACCTCTACTTCCGGAACCTGACTCCTGGTTTTTTCCATGGCTGCATCCAAGTAGTCTGGATTCGTAGGTTTGAGTTTGCCACCCTCGTAGACGAGGCGAACCCTCGGAACCCGCACCTCACTGCCCCCTGGAAAAAGGGGCTGGAGGGAGTCTCGACGGATGTCCAGCGTCTCACCGTAGTTCCGTAGAGCCTCCTTCGCGTCGGCAATCATCTGTGCCTCCAACGCCGTCTCTCTCAACCCCGAGAGTTCTCGGCTCTTGAAGCTGAACGTCTCCACGCGACGCGGCTGTCCGCCGAGCTCGCCCGCTTCGATGACGAGCACGTCCGCGAAGCGCAAGCCGGAGTCCGGCTTCCTCACGCCCACATTCGTCTCGATGCGGGGCTTGTCGAAGTCGCCGAGGAAGCGGCGCTGCGCGCGTGGCAGCCGTGCGTCAGCCTGCAGCAGTGTCACCATGACGCGCTCGAAGGCCAGTCCTCGGGCAAACCACACCCGCATCTGCTCGTAGGCCTCCCACGGCAGGGGGCCCTTGGCGGCCTTGCTCTCCTTCACCTCTCCCAGGCGCTTCTCGTAGTAGTCGACGTACTCGCGCCAGCGTGGGTTGCCCCGGGCCTCGGGCGGCGGGGCGTCGAGGGAGGGACGCTGCTTCTCCAGCACGCCCACGTCCTTGGGCAGACGCGGGTTCGTGGACTCGAGCTCCACCGCCGAGAGCTTTGCATCCACCACCTCCCGCGTGTAGCCAGCCCCCTCGTCCACCAGCGAGGCCAGGCCATCAGGGCGCTCCACGCCGCGCGTCTCATTTGGGGAGGGTCCGCTCCTCCCCACGGAGGTGCCCGTGGCCCCGGGCCTGGCCCTGGACATCAGCGGCCGTGCCTTGGCCACATCTCCCCGGGCCTCGTACAGCGCCAGCGCGGCGTCCACTCCCCCCACGGCGACGAAGCGGCCCGACTCCCGGCTGGCTCGTAGGTACCGGGCCAACTCCCGCAGGCCGTCCGCGCCCAACAACCCTTCCAACCGCCGCGCCGTGTGCTCGAGGGCGCGCAGCCGCGGCTCCATGGTCTCGAGTCCGGTGGGGAGGTGCGGCCCCATTCCCGGTGTGCCTCGGGCCTCGGAGAAGTGGCGTACGCCCTTTCCTCCCACATAGATGGCCACCAGCAGCGTCGCTGGCGCCAGCTCGCGCGTGGCCTGCTCGTACTCGCCTCGCGCCAGCGAATGCGCACCATGGCCCGTGCTGGCCAGCAAGCCGTAGAAGCCCAGCGGCACGCCGAAGGTGAGGTGGTCCAAGCCGCCCAGCACCACGTTGCCCGCCGAGAAGTGCCGCGCCGCCCACCTCTTCTCCGCCTCGTCGAGGGCCTCCTGGTAGTCCGGCGGCAGCTGGCCTCGTATGGTGGAGAAGGTAAAGGCCGCCCCGTCACCGCTCACCGGAGAGCTGGTGAGCGCGTCCCTGCCAGCGCGGGCAAGGCCTCGTCCCACGTCTCTCGTTTCAAAGTCCCGGTCCGGACGGGCCGTGGGTTTCAGGCCCCGCCTCTCCAGGGCCGTCTGGAATGCGGGCAGCAACGCGAGCATCTCCTCCAGCCGCTTATCCTGGGCCAACAGGAAGAGAATCTCCCGCAAGTCATCGTCATGGGACGAGTTGACGATGAAGAGGGCGAGTACCTGGGCTCTGACGGCTCCATGGTCCTCGGTGGTCTTCACGAGGAGGGAGGCGCGCTTGAGGTTGAGGAGGCGAGCGACATCTTCGCGCGCGGGGCCCTGGGCACCGAGCCGCACGGCGCGCCAGTCGTCCAACGCCTCCACCAGCCGGGGCATGTCCACGCGCTCCTGCAGCGCGAGGAATTCCGCGGGCGAGGTGCACGTGAGGAAGGGGGCGAGGAGTGCCTCCCCGTCTCCGGAGGAGAAGTCGGGCCAGCCTGGGGGCACGGCCTCTCCTCCGCAGGCGGCAGGGCCCTGGGTGGCATTCCCCCCGCCGGCCACCTCGTGCGCAGGCGTGCTCGCCAGGAGCACGTCCGGGCCCAGACCCCGGGCGCTCGGGCGGCGGTGCGGCCGATCCTGCCCACCAGGCCCGGTAGAAGCGAGAGGGGAGGAAGCGTCGAGTGGGGGCGTACTGGCCCCCGTCTCTCGCAATGCGGAGAGGGTACGCGGGCCCGTGGGGTGTCTCGCATCGGGTTGCGGTGCCAGCGTGACGCAGCCGGTGGACAGCAGCACGGCCCCAAGCAGCACCGCCGCTGAACCAGGCGAAGAGCGGAAGAGCCACGTCACCGGGGCAAGCCCACGCTGGCCATCAATCCTCATAGACAATCTTCACCGGTTCTCCCGCTACCAGTTTCTCGAGGTCGTCCTCCCCTCGAAGCCGGAACTGGGAGTAGGTGACCTCGACACCTTCCTCGATTGGATCATCGTCACATTTGATGATCTTGCGGACACCCGCGAAAACCCAGCTGGCCGGATGGTCGTCCCAGAAAAACGTGCCTGAGCTATCTCCCTCCGCGGCCAATGCCTTCGCCACTCCCTTCCTGTGCGCCTCCTCTGGAGATTCCGCGGCCACCAGGTAGATGTTCTCCCAGACTGGCACGTAACCCGCGAAGCCATCCTTGAAGCTGACCCTCATGATGGCGTGCACCGCAAACCATGGCATGGATTCACCGCTCCTGACGCGCGCCCGCGCTACGGCATCTGGGCGTACTCGTTCATCGAAGGCAGGTAGCCCATCTGCTGAACCAGCGTATAGCCCCATACGCTCAGGTCCCGCGTGGACGTCGCGTAGGCCCCGTCCTGCTGCCGGTACCACAGCCAGAGCACGGGCGTGGTCCCAGACACATTCGGCCCCATATAGACATAGCCCTCGAGGTTGTCGACGCCATCGGGCTCATAGCCCGCCGGCGCCTGCATCCCCATCAGCAGTGAGAGGAAGCCGTTCCCCGTGGTGGAGCGGTAGCGCAGCAACGGCCGCGTGGACTGCAGCACCGGGAACGTGTGCGGCACGTTCCGTCCGAGGATGCTCCCCTCGAACGACTGCGCATGCGGCAGATCCAACAGGTACTGCTCCGCGCCTCCCACCTGGGACACGTACCCGTCGCCATTCGGCGCCATGGCCGTCGCGGCCGTGGTGAGGAATTGGGCCGTCTGCGGCTTCTTGAAGCGGTACAGCCCCGTGTCGATGTACGTCGAATAGGAGAACAGCATCGAGCCCTTGCCAATCAGCTCGTCCACCGAGAGCTGCTCGCAGTAGAACGGCTCGTGCTCGCGCTGGCGCGGATCCGGCAGGCTGTAGGGGCACGTGCCTCCATACTTCAGCGTCGACCAGCGCTTCTTCGTCAGACACAGCGCCTTGCCCCGCACCGCCCTGCTCTCGCCCGTGCGCTCGAAGACATACACCGGCGTCCCCGTCCACGCCGACTCGAAGAAGAAGTCACCATCCGCTCCGAAGGGGCCCGCCGACACATACTTCGTGAGCGGATCCTCCGGCTCCACCTGCGTCTCCACGTCCCCCTTGTTGAACATGATGAGCGGCGTTCCATTGATGGTATTGGGCATGCCCTCCCCGCAGTAGTCCGCCGAGGCCATCGCCGTGCAGGCCGCGTGGTACTCGAAGGCCTCGACGATCGACGTCGCCGGGACCACCGGCTCCCCGCCCGGCATCGGATCCGCGCTCAGCCACGGCGCATAACCCCAATCCACGCACTTGGCCGCCACCCCTCCCCCGATGAACCGCGTCTCCTGCCCCTCCTCACTCCTCACCGGACGGCACGCGAAGGAGAACGCATCCGGCTGCGTGTAGATGAGCACGTTCAGGCGCGCGTTCGGATCCCCCGCGTTCGCGTCCGTCTCCCCCGCCTTCACCGTCTTCCACCGGCCGGGCATCGCCAGCGCCCAGGAGCCGTTCGGGCACAGATTTCCGGTCCGAGTCGGCGAGCTCCATTCCACCTGGTACTCCCAGGCGGTGCTCGACTCGACGCCCGTGTAGACATTGGCGTGCCGCTGGGCCGCGACGACCTTGAATCTCACCACCTGGCCCTCCACCTCCGCGGAGAAGCTCACGTCCCTGAACTGATCCCCCCTCCTGGGGCTCCCCTGCCACATCCCCACGAGCTGGCCTCGATCGATTCCCACCTGCTGGAAGCCGACGCCCTGATACCTCGCGCTACTCAGCAGCAGCGTGATGGGCTCGAACTTCCTGTCCACCGTGCCGTGCAGGTGCGTCCCCTGATCGCTCTGGTAGCCCCCCACCTGCGCCCAGGCCGTGGTGGTGGCGAAGAGCACCAGCATCCCGCCGAGCAACCTCGCCCCTACCGGCCGCTTCCTCCGCGTCCCCGAATCCATCGGTCCTTCCTCCTCGAGCGCCTCGCGCTCGCTTCCCCGCTGTCCCCTAGCAAGGGTCCTGCCAGGGTATCTGGAAACGGGGAATTCAGGGAACCGGGTCAGGGACGGGTGGATCCGCGCAGACGCGCAGGCCGACGAGCGGCGTGCGCAGCGAGGGATCCCTGTTGGTGTAGTGGTTGTTGCTCCGGGCGTCGATGAAGCTCTGGTAGTAGCTGCCGCCCGAGTAGAAGGTCGAGCCAGGCATCGCGTTCAGGTGCACCCATTCCCAGACGTTGCCGGAGAGGTCCGAGACGCCGAAGGGGCTGTCGGAAGCGGGGTGGCTGCCCACCTCGTCGGGGCCAAAGGCGAGGTTCTTCTGCCCGTAGGCGCGATCGAAGTTGGCGTCCTCGGGCCCCAGCTCGTAGCCGTGGGGGTAGAGCCGAGCATCCGCGCCGCGGGCGGCCCGCTCCCACTCGTAGATTTCACACAGGCGCGCCCCGGGCAGCTTCCCCGAGCGCGACAGCCACGCGACATAGGCCTGGGCGTCGTGCCAGGAGACGCCCGACACGGGAAAGCGCAGCCAGTCCTGGTCCACGAACCGCGTGCGCTCCGGGTAGTGCACCCGCTCGCCCTCGCGCACCAGGAAGGTGTGATCCCTCGGCTTGAGCAACAGCTGCCACTGCCCACCGGGCAGCTCGCTGAGCTCGACGCTCCCGTTGAAGTGCTGGACGCGCGGCCGGCGCTGCTCGCGCTCGGCGGGGGGCAGCTCGCGCAGGAAGCGCAGCCAGTCGGCGTACGTCACCTCGTGACGGGCGATGAGGAAGCCGCCCGTGCGCGCCTCGTGCAACGGCTGCACCCGCAGGATGTTGCGACGGACCGTCTCCTCGTCCTCGCTGCCCACCAGGAAGCGGCCGGGCGGCACGTAGACGTAGCCCTCGGGCACGGAGGCCGGCAGGGGGATGTGCAGGCGCAGTTGCTCCCCGCGCGCCACGAGCACCGGGTAGTACACGGGCGGGCGATCCGGCAACGCGAGCACCAGCCGGTACGAGCCCGGCTCCAGCTCCACGTCCGCCAGCGGAGTCGTACCGAGCGGCCGGGGCTCGGAGGGCCGCAGGTGCCCGCCCTCCCGGACGTAGCGCTGCACGGAGACGGTGGCGCCCGCGGGCCCCGTCTCCACGTCCAGCCGCGCCGGAGCCTGGAGGCGGCGGTGGTACTCGCCCGTCCCGTCGTACAGGTCGAGCTGGCGCTCCAGGTCTTCCCGCAGCGAGCCCTGGTGGGCTCGCTCGGCCAGCAACAGGCGCTCGTAGATGGCACCCGCCAGGAGCTGGCGCGTGTCCTCGCGGCCGGGGTCCTTCAACAGGGCCCGCCGCAGCTCCTGGTTGATCGGATCATGCAGCTCCTCGTTCAACCGGGCCGCCTTCCGCAGCGCGCTGGCCCAGAGCTCCTCCCCCTTCTTGTCGTCTCGGACCTCGAGGGTGGCGAAGGCCTGTTGCCGGAGCGACTCGACGGCGGCGCCCTCCTGGCGCGCCTCCTCGAGCAGCTCCCGCGCCTTGTGGAGGTGGGCGTCCACCTCGCGCCGCGTCTCCAACCGCACCAGCAGCAGGTTGCCCCCGTAGGCGAAACCCGCGGTGAGCGGCAGCGCCAGCACCGCCCCGAGCCGCACCAGCCTCCCCCGGCGCACCGCCCGGCGCGAGGCCGCGAGGAAATCCGACTCCTGGGGCGCGAGCCCGCCCGGCTCCAGCGACGCGACCTCCGCCAGGGAGCGCGCGCCCCACAACGCGTCCGCCGGACGGCCCAGCCGCCGCCACTCCGCCGCCGCCCGCTCCAGCCGCTGGTGGGCCGCCCGCCGCTCGGCGTCTCCCGCCAGCCAGCCGCGCAGCAAGTCCCACCCCGTCAGCAGCGCCTCGTGCGACACCTCGTAGGTGGCCTCGCCCTGGGCCTCTCGCGCCACCAGCAGGCGCCCGCGCACCAGCGCCTCCAGGGCCGCCCGCTCCTCCTCCGCCTCCACGCCACCGCTCAGCAGCTCCGCCGGGGTGCGCCGCGCCCGCGTGCCCTCGGCGGTGACGAGCTTCAGCAACAGGCGCCGCGCCGCGATCCGCTCATCCGGCAGCAGCCGGGCGAGGACTCCATCGGCATGGCGGGCCAGCGCCCCCGCGACGCCTCCGAGCGCCTCCAGGGCCGCGGCGGGGATGAGGCGCCGCTCCGCGTCCCGCGCCTCCCAGAGCTCCGCCAGGGCGAACTGGAGCAGCGGAAGCCCTCCCTCCGCGCGTCCCGCCGCCACCAGCGCCTCCACCAGGGCCTCGGACTCGAAGCCCACCCCCCGGGCCCGCGCCGGCGCGGTGATGGCCTCGCGCAGCCCCGCCTCCGACAGCGGCCGTAGCAGGTACAGCGCCCCGGAGAGCACCTCGCCCAGCCCGGGCAGCGCCGCCAGCCGCGTGAGGAAGTCCCCGCGCGCCGTGGCCAGCACCCGCACGCCGGGCAGGCCCTCCGCCAGCGTCCCCAGGGCCTCGGAGACGAGCGCGGCCTCCTCCGGCTCGGCCAGCGTGAGCAGCTCCTCCAGCTGGTCCACGAAGAGGAGCGTACCGGTGGCGCCCTGGTGTGCCCGCAGCAGCCGCCCCAGCCCCTGGGCCCCGGCCCGCAACGCCTCCACCACCCGCGCCTCGTCCAGCCCCGGCAGCGCGGCCAGCGCCGTGGCCAGCGCCGCCACCGGGTGCCTCCCGGGGACGAGCGTCACCACCGTCCACGCGCTCCCGAGCGCCCCCTCCGCCACGCGCGGCAGCAGGCCCGCACGGCACAGCGAGGACTTGCCCACGCCCGAGTCACCCGCCACCAGCACGAAGGGCTCGGCGCGCAGCCGGTCCAGCAGCGCGCGCACCTCCGCTCCCCGGCCGAAGAAGACACCGCGCTCCTCGGCGGAGAAGGCGTGCAGTCCCGGGTAGGGCCGCTCCGTCACCACCAGCTCGGTGTGGCCTCCCTCGCGCAGGGACTCCAGCGCCTCGCGCAGCTCCTCGGCCGAGGAGAAGCGGCGCTCCGGCTCGAGCTCCAGGCACCGGTCGACGATGGCCGCGAAGCGCGAATCCATCCCGGGCACCTTCGAGGACACCGGGGCCGCGCGGCCGCCCAGCACGGCCTGCCGCAGCTCGCTCAGGCTCGGGCCCTGGTGCGGGGCGTGGCCCACGCACATCTCGTAGAGGACGCCCCCGAGCGAGTACACGTCGCTGCGGGCCGAGGCCGGCTCACCGCGCCACACCTCGGGCGCCATGTACCGGGGCGTGCCCACCCAGGCGCCCGCGGCCGTCAGCCCGAAGGCCTGTCCTTCCTCCGGCTCCGGCTCCGGTGACTTCCCCGACGCGGGCTCGCTCCGGGCGGGCTTTCCTGGAGAGGACAGCGTCGCCAGGTCGTCCTCCCCCGTCCGCTCCGTCACCGGGGAGGACGAGGACTGGGGCTTGCCCGGAGAGGACAGCGTCGCCAGGTCGTCCTCCCCCGTCCGCTCCGTCACCGGGGGGGACGGGGCCACCCACCGCGGTGCTCCGTCTCGCGCTCCCTCGGCGGCATCCAGCAGCTTGGCCAGGCCGAAGTCGAGCAGCTTCACCTCCCCGTCCTCGGTGAGCATGGCGTTGGCGGGCTTGATGTCGCGATGCAGCACGCCCTTGCGGTGCGCCGCCGCCAGCCCTCGCGCCAGGCCGATGCCCAGTCCCAGCACCTTCTCCCACGGCACGGGCCACGACTGCTTGTCGAGGCTCTCGCCGCGAATGAACTCCGAGACGAGGTAGGGCCGGCGCAGCACCTCGCCGATGCGGTGCACGGCGACGATGTTGGGGTGCTGCAACCGGGCGACGGCCCGCGCCTCGGTGCGGAAGCGCTCGCGCTGGCCCTCGTCCGGGGCGACCCCGGAGAGGAACTTCACCGCGACGAGCCGGTCCAGCAGCGTGTCCTGCGCCAGGTGCACCTGTCCCATGGCCCCATGTCCGAGCGGGCGGATGAGCCGGTACTCCTCGAAGGATGAAGGTGGCTCCCATTGGGGAGCGGGCGCGGACACGGTCGGGCATTCTCCGCTGCCCTCCTGTCACGGGCAATGCTCGGGCACCGGGCAAGACTTGCCCGCACGGCAAGAGCCGCCTGGCAAACCTTGCCTGCTCCCCCTCCGAGCTACAGCCCGTACTGCTTGCACTTGAAGGTGAAGGTGCGCAGCGGCATGCCGAGTATCTCGGCGGCTCGCACCTTCACCCCCCCTGTCTCGCGCAGGGCCTTGGCCATCGCCTCGCGCTCGATGGCGCGCAATTCCTCGGCGAGCGGCATGCGGCGGAGCGGCTCGGAGTCGGTGGAGGCCTCTTCCGGCGCGGCCTCCGGCTCCAGCTCCGGCGGACGGTGCGGTGCTCCAGCGGCGGCGGGCGCGGGGGGCGTGGGAGGAGACAGCGCGGCGAGGACGCGCTCGGGCAGGTGGCTCGGCCGCACCACCGCCTCCGTTGCCGTGGCCGCCACGTAGTCCAGGGTGTTCTTCAGCTCGCGCACGTTGCCCGGCCAGCCGTAGCTCTCGAGCGCCTCCAGGGTCTCGGGTGCCAGCGACATCGGCTCGCGCCCCGAGGCGGTACAGGCGGCGGCGAGGAAGCGCTCGGCCAGCACGTGCACCTCCCCGCGCCGGTCGCGCAGCGGGGGCAGCACCACGGTGGCGGCGCCGAGTCGGAAGAAGAGATCCTTGCGGAAGCGCCCCGCCTCCACCTCCTTCTCCAGGTTGCGGTGCGTGGCGGCGACGATGCGGATGTCGATCTCCCGCTCCTTCGTCCCGCCCACGCGCAGGATGCGCCGTGTCTCCAGCACGCGCAGCAGCTTGGCCTGGGCGGCCGCGGGCAGCTCGCCCGCCTCGTCGAGGAACACGGTGCCCCCCTCCGCCGTCTCCAACAGGCCCGGCTTGGTGGTGGTGGCCCCGGTGAAGGCGCCCTTCTCGTGGCCGAACAGCTCGCTCTCCACCAGCGTCTCGGCGATGGAGGCGCAGTTGATGGCCACGAAGGGCTTGCCCGAGCGGCGCGACCAGTGGTGCACGGCGAAGGCGGCGTTCTCCTTGCCGGCCCCCGTCTCCCCGAGGATGAGCACCGTCAGCTCGCTGGCGGCCAGACGGCGGATGAGCTCGTAGAGGCGCAGCATGGCCGGATCGGCCACCACCACGGTGCGCTCGCCGAGCACCAGCTCCGTGGCCTGGGCCGCCCGGCCACCCTGGCCGGCGAACGAGGCCGCGGAGGACGCGGCGTACAGCACCAGGTTCACCTCGCCGATGGACACCACGTCGCCCGGCTGGAGCGGAGACACCTCCTGGATGAGCTGTCCGTTGATGCGCACGCCGTTGTGGCTGTCCCAGTCGGAGATGCGCACCTTGCCGCCCTGGACATAGAGCCGTGCATGGCGGCGGGAGACCGAGCGGTCCGCGACGCGCACATCCATCTCGGTGGCCCGGCCGATGTTCAATTGCCCCTCGACCGGCAGATCCACCATGGACGACGTCGTCCCATCGACCACGAGCAGGCGGAACCGCTCGACATTCTTGCGCACGTTCACCTGGCCCACGCTCCAGGTCTGATCGTCACCCTCGTCCATGGGGCCGGATTGTAGCCCCAGGGACGCATGAGCGGAGTACCCCGAGTCACGGTCAGGGCAACTGGGAGTAGGCGCTCATCGAGGGCAGGAACCCCATCGGCACCGGGCCGGAGAGGTCGAGGTAGCCCTGGGCCGTCATGTCGCTGGTGGTCGTCAGGAAGCCCGGGCCTGGAGTCTTCTGCCAGAGGCGGAGCGCGGGTACCCCCGCCGGTGGCATACCCACGTAGATGTACCCCTCGGTGTTGTTGGACCCATCGGGTGCGAAACCCGGGGGCACCTGCGCGCCTTCCACCAGGGTGACGTGGCGCCGCTTGCCATCCGGAAGGGTGGAGGAGTAGCGCAGCAAGGGCCGCGTGTGCGCGAAGCCCGGAACCGACGAGGGTGCGTTCGCGCTGAAGAGAGGGCCCTCGAAGAAGGGTCGGTTGGAATTGATGTCCGGCACGAAGTCAGCCGCGCCCGGGATGCTCGGATCCGGCTTGTAGTCGGGATATTTGCCGGACGGGCCGACGTCCACCCTGGCAGTGGTCAGGTACGCGCCGGTCGTCGGGTTGACGAAGCGGTAGAGCCCCGCATCGACATAGCTGGAGTAGGAGAACAGCAGCGCCCCCTGCGACAACAGCTCGTTCCTGGGCATCTCCTCGCAGAACCGGGGAGGGAGCGGGACGGCGGGGCGAGGGCGGGTGGTGGCGGCAGCCGGGGGCTTCCGGGGATCCTGCACGAAACCGGCGTCGAGGGTGCAGGCGCCGCTGATCGGCAGGGTGGACCAACGCTTCTTGGTCAGACACAGCGCCTTGGGGCGCAGCCCGGAGCCGGTGGTAGTGGCAGCGGGGACCGCCGCCCAGGCCGCCTCGAAGAGAAACTCCGCCCCCGAGCCGAAAGGACCGGCCGCGACGTAGGGGGTCGCGTTGCCCATACCATCCTTCCCGTTCTCCACGTTCTGGGTGTTGAACATGACGATGGGCGTGCCATCGACGGTGTTGGACCTGGCCTCGCCGCAGTAGTCCGCGGAGGCCATGGCGACGCAGGACACGTGGTAGCGCAGCGCCTCGTCGAGCGTGGTGGCCGGGTAGACACCGTTGCCCGGAAGAGCATCCTTGTTCAGCCAGGGCGGGTAGCCCCAATCGACGCACTTGGCGGCCACGCCTCCCTTGGCGTACCAGGAGCTCCCATTGGGGTTCTGCGTCTCGAGCGGCACGCAGGCGAAGGAGAACATCGGCCGCGGCTCGGACGGAATGTAGACGTTCCCCTTCCAACGGCCCGGCAGCGCGAGCGCCGGCCTCCCGTCCTTGCACAGACTGCCACTGCCGTTCGGCGACTCCCACGTCACCTGGTACTCCCAGGCGGTATTCGATGGCCTCTCGGTGTAGACGTTGACGTGCCGATTGGCCGATTGGACCGTGAACTTCACCGTCTGGTTCTGGTTGTTCACCATCACCGTCGTGAAGAAGGTCACGTTCTTGAACAAGGAGCCCTTCAACGGCCCGCTTCCCTTCTGCTCCAACAGGCCCGATTCGAGCGAGACCTCGATGCTGGCGCCCTGGTGCATCGCGGAGCTCAACGGAATGCCGATGCGCTCGTAGAGCTCCCCCGCGCTGCCACTCAAGCGCGTGCCCTGATCGTTCTGGGTTCCCCCCTGCTGAGCCCCCGCCGTGGTGGCGAGCAGAGCGACCACACCCGCCGTGAGCGCGGCTCCCGCCGACCGCCTCCACATCGTCCCGAAATGCATCGATCCATCCTCCCCGAGCGCCCGAGCGCTCCTGACGGGGTTGCCTGTTGCAAGCGCCCTACCAACGGGCATCGCGAGGTGGAGCACCCCGTGGAAAGCAACATCTTGCCCGAGCACCAGGCAAGACTTGCCCGGTGCCAGCCCCTCTACCGGGCAAGGTTTGCCCGGTCTCAGCTGAGCCGGAAGATGCTCTTGAGCCGGCCGAGAATGTGGCTCTCCTCGGTGATGGGCGGCGTGTCGCCCGAGGCCGTCATC
This is a stretch of genomic DNA from Archangium violaceum. It encodes these proteins:
- a CDS encoding DUF4288 domain-containing protein; the protein is MPWFAVHAIMRVSFKDGFAGYVPVWENIYLVAAESPEEAHRKGVAKALAAEGDSSGTFFWDDHPASWVFAGVRKIIKCDDDPIEEGVEVTYSQFRLRGEDDLEKLVAGEPVKIVYED
- a CDS encoding ADYC domain-containing protein; translation: MDSGTRRKRPVGARLLGGMLVLFATTTAWAQVGGYQSDQGTHLHGTVDRKFEPITLLLSSARYQGVGFQQVGIDRGQLVGMWQGSPRRGDQFRDVSFSAEVEGQVVRFKVVAAQRHANVYTGVESSTAWEYQVEWSSPTRTGNLCPNGSWALAMPGRWKTVKAGETDANAGDPNARLNVLIYTQPDAFSFACRPVRSEEGQETRFIGGGVAAKCVDWGYAPWLSADPMPGGEPVVPATSIVEAFEYHAACTAMASADYCGEGMPNTINGTPLIMFNKGDVETQVEPEDPLTKYVSAGPFGADGDFFFESAWTGTPVYVFERTGESRAVRGKALCLTKKRWSTLKYGGTCPYSLPDPRQREHEPFYCEQLSVDELIGKGSMLFSYSTYIDTGLYRFKKPQTAQFLTTAATAMAPNGDGYVSQVGGAEQYLLDLPHAQSFEGSILGRNVPHTFPVLQSTRPLLRYRSTTGNGFLSLLMGMQAPAGYEPDGVDNLEGYVYMGPNVSGTTPVLWLWYRQQDGAYATSTRDLSVWGYTLVQQMGYLPSMNEYAQMP
- a CDS encoding protein kinase domain-containing protein, with amino-acid sequence MSAPAPQWEPPSSFEEYRLIRPLGHGAMGQVHLAQDTLLDRLVAVKFLSGVAPDEGQRERFRTEARAVARLQHPNIVAVHRIGEVLRRPYLVSEFIRGESLDKQSWPVPWEKVLGLGIGLARGLAAAHRKGVLHRDIKPANAMLTEDGEVKLLDFGLAKLLDAAEGARDGAPRWVAPSPPVTERTGEDDLATLSSPGKPQSSSSPVTERTGEDDLATLSSPGKPARSEPASGKSPEPEPEEGQAFGLTAAGAWVGTPRYMAPEVWRGEPASARSDVYSLGGVLYEMCVGHAPHQGPSLSELRQAVLGGRAAPVSSKVPGMDSRFAAIVDRCLELEPERRFSSAEELREALESLREGGHTELVVTERPYPGLHAFSAEERGVFFGRGAEVRALLDRLRAEPFVLVAGDSGVGKSSLCRAGLLPRVAEGALGSAWTVVTLVPGRHPVAALATALAALPGLDEARVVEALRAGAQGLGRLLRAHQGATGTLLFVDQLEELLTLAEPEEAALVSEALGTLAEGLPGVRVLATARGDFLTRLAALPGLGEVLSGALYLLRPLSEAGLREAITAPARARGVGFESEALVEALVAAGRAEGGLPLLQFALAELWEARDAERRLIPAAALEALGGVAGALARHADGVLARLLPDERIAARRLLLKLVTAEGTRARRTPAELLSGGVEAEEERAALEALVRGRLLVAREAQGEATYEVSHEALLTGWDLLRGWLAGDAERRAAHQRLERAAAEWRRLGRPADALWGARSLAEVASLEPGGLAPQESDFLAASRRAVRRGRLVRLGAVLALPLTAGFAYGGNLLLVRLETRREVDAHLHKARELLEEARQEGAAVESLRQQAFATLEVRDDKKGEELWASALRKAARLNEELHDPINQELRRALLKDPGREDTRQLLAGAIYERLLLAERAHQGSLREDLERQLDLYDGTGEYHRRLQAPARLDVETGPAGATVSVQRYVREGGHLRPSEPRPLGTTPLADVELEPGSYRLVLALPDRPPVYYPVLVARGEQLRLHIPLPASVPEGYVYVPPGRFLVGSEDEETVRRNILRVQPLHEARTGGFLIARHEVTYADWLRFLRELPPAEREQRRPRVQHFNGSVELSELPGGQWQLLLKPRDHTFLVREGERVHYPERTRFVDQDWLRFPVSGVSWHDAQAYVAWLSRSGKLPGARLCEIYEWERAARGADARLYPHGYELGPEDANFDRAYGQKNLAFGPDEVGSHPASDSPFGVSDLSGNVWEWVHLNAMPGSTFYSGGSYYQSFIDARSNNHYTNRDPSLRTPLVGLRVCADPPVPDPVP
- a CDS encoding sigma 54-interacting transcriptional regulator, which translates into the protein MDEGDDQTWSVGQVNVRKNVERFRLLVVDGTTSSMVDLPVEGQLNIGRATEMDVRVADRSVSRRHARLYVQGGKVRISDWDSHNGVRINGQLIQEVSPLQPGDVVSIGEVNLVLYAASSAASFAGQGGRAAQATELVLGERTVVVADPAMLRLYELIRRLAASELTVLILGETGAGKENAAFAVHHWSRRSGKPFVAINCASIAETLVESELFGHEKGAFTGATTTKPGLLETAEGGTVFLDEAGELPAAAQAKLLRVLETRRILRVGGTKEREIDIRIVAATHRNLEKEVEAGRFRKDLFFRLGAATVVLPPLRDRRGEVHVLAERFLAAACTASGREPMSLAPETLEALESYGWPGNVRELKNTLDYVAATATEAVVRPSHLPERVLAALSPPTPPAPAAAGAPHRPPELEPEAAPEEASTDSEPLRRMPLAEELRAIEREAMAKALRETGGVKVRAAEILGMPLRTFTFKCKQYGL